Proteins from a single region of Aerococcus viridans:
- a CDS encoding ABC transporter permease subunit, with product MPIDFTAIAEAFKAAVPFIPVTLRLAFIPLFIGIIFGLLIALARFFQVPVLSKFLAGLITIGKGVPVVLSLMVAYLLFSDLFDQVATSLSLPIRFSDINREYIGILVLSFTATISISEIFRGALSAIPKDQWDAAASIGLTQFQTIARVIFPQMIPIALPMICSQLIVLIKASSLVSLVSVVDVLNGALITATTSYTFLESYIAAAVIYWALSITVEQVSQLFERNYTRKFVKGSAL from the coding sequence ATGCCCATCGATTTTACAGCAATAGCAGAGGCTTTTAAAGCAGCCGTTCCATTTATCCCAGTCACCTTGCGCTTGGCCTTTATTCCCTTATTCATCGGGATTATCTTTGGCCTACTCATCGCACTGGCACGTTTCTTCCAAGTGCCTGTCTTAAGCAAATTTCTCGCGGGTTTAATTACCATTGGAAAAGGGGTACCAGTTGTTCTAAGTTTAATGGTTGCTTACCTACTTTTCTCAGACTTGTTCGATCAAGTAGCCACTAGCTTAAGCTTGCCGATACGTTTTTCAGATATCAACCGTGAATACATTGGCATTCTTGTCCTTAGTTTCACGGCCACCATTTCCATTTCGGAGATTTTCCGTGGTGCCTTATCTGCGATTCCAAAAGACCAATGGGACGCAGCGGCATCTATTGGTTTGACTCAATTTCAAACCATTGCCCGGGTCATTTTCCCACAAATGATCCCCATCGCATTACCCATGATTTGTAGTCAATTAATCGTCTTAATCAAGGCATCTTCATTGGTATCCTTGGTCTCAGTGGTCGATGTCTTGAACGGGGCTTTAATTACAGCGACAACAAGCTATACCTTCCTAGAATCTTATATCGCAGCAGCCGTCATTTATTGGGCGCTGTCGATTACAGTGGAACAAGTATCGCAATTATTTGAACGCAACTACACCAGAAAATTTGTGAAAGGAAGTGCCCTATGA
- a CDS encoding transporter substrate-binding domain-containing protein, translating into MKKMMQERFKKQFIFTGIASAFLLAACGSAEATDEEATANPDAETIIVGTGNAYQPFVYLDENEDLQGYDIEVLRAVDEKLDQYNFEYESMDFKNILTSLSADKVQLAAHNYAYNDERGAKYLYGEEAYNNYAHHIVADESTGQVYQSLEDLKGKKVFASPASEVANILETYNAENDDAIEIVYSEVNGELLVSGLQNGTADAAILTKFDVDKYNEQFDINLQASDEALKSAGIYYVFQQGDEALQTAVDGAIKELRQEGTLSELSIEILGADYTE; encoded by the coding sequence ATGAAGAAAATGATGCAAGAAAGATTCAAAAAACAGTTTATATTTACGGGTATTGCCTCAGCCTTTTTACTAGCAGCTTGCGGATCAGCTGAAGCAACGGATGAAGAAGCCACAGCTAATCCAGATGCAGAAACCATTATTGTGGGAACAGGAAATGCTTACCAACCCTTTGTTTACCTAGATGAAAATGAAGACTTACAAGGTTATGATATTGAAGTCTTGCGGGCAGTAGACGAAAAGTTAGACCAATACAACTTTGAATATGAATCTATGGACTTCAAAAATATCCTAACGTCACTTTCAGCCGACAAGGTCCAACTTGCAGCCCACAACTACGCTTATAACGACGAGCGTGGAGCCAAATACCTATACGGGGAAGAAGCCTACAATAATTATGCCCACCATATCGTAGCTGATGAATCTACCGGTCAAGTTTACCAATCTTTAGAGGACCTTAAAGGCAAAAAGGTATTCGCGTCCCCAGCTAGCGAGGTAGCCAATATTTTGGAGACCTATAATGCTGAAAATGATGATGCCATAGAAATTGTCTACAGTGAAGTGAATGGTGAATTATTGGTTTCTGGACTACAAAACGGAACAGCGGACGCAGCCATTTTAACAAAATTTGATGTTGATAAATACAACGAACAATTCGATATCAACCTACAAGCCTCAGATGAAGCCCTAAAAAGTGCGGGTATCTACTACGTCTTCCAACAAGGCGATGAAGCATTACAAACAGCCGTTGACGGGGCCATCAAAGAATTACGACAAGAAGGCACTTTATCAGAACTTTCCATCGAAATCCTTGGTGCTGACTACACCGAATAA
- a CDS encoding transporter substrate-binding domain-containing protein, whose product MKKKPAFIRWGLLTFAATAVLAACGSAEATDEEVASSNPDAETVVVGTGNGYQPFVYLDENGELTGYDVAVLEAIDEKLDDYNFEYESSDFKNILTSLSAGKIDLAAHQYEYNDERAEKYLYGEVGYTDYTLYIVNITGDEQYATLDDLQGKKVFASPGSNVAYLLEQYNSEHENADEQISIIYNEGASEIFISGLQNGTADAGIITKYDTNKYNEQFDANLEIASEPISVSKTYFLYDKADEELKEAVDGALQELIDEGTLAELSIEYLGDDYTQ is encoded by the coding sequence ATGAAGAAGAAACCAGCTTTTATACGATGGGGATTATTAACTTTTGCAGCAACAGCAGTCCTTGCAGCTTGCGGGTCAGCTGAAGCGACGGATGAAGAAGTAGCATCATCGAATCCAGATGCAGAGACAGTTGTCGTTGGGACAGGGAATGGCTACCAACCATTTGTTTACTTAGATGAAAATGGCGAATTAACAGGATATGATGTGGCTGTCCTTGAAGCAATTGATGAAAAATTAGACGACTACAATTTTGAATATGAGTCTTCTGATTTCAAGAATATCTTAACCTCATTGTCAGCTGGGAAGATTGATTTAGCGGCCCACCAATATGAATACAATGATGAACGAGCGGAGAAATACCTGTACGGAGAAGTGGGTTATACCGACTACACCCTATATATTGTAAACATTACAGGCGATGAGCAGTATGCAACTTTAGATGACCTACAAGGGAAGAAAGTATTCGCTTCACCGGGATCTAACGTGGCTTACTTATTGGAACAATATAACAGTGAACATGAAAATGCAGATGAACAAATCTCCATTATTTATAACGAAGGTGCCAGTGAAATCTTTATTTCAGGTTTACAAAACGGGACCGCTGATGCAGGAATTATAACTAAGTACGACACCAACAAATACAATGAACAATTTGACGCCAACTTAGAAATTGCCTCTGAACCGATTTCGGTATCAAAAACCTACTTCTTGTATGACAAAGCTGATGAAGAGCTGAAAGAGGCTGTTGACGGTGCCTTACAAGAGTTGATTGATGAAGGAACTTTAGCAGAATTATCCATTGAATATTTAGGCGATGATTACACGCAATAA
- a CDS encoding amino acid ABC transporter permease — protein MSEFFKWEYVVSFFPKILSALPTTLAIVAVATAVGMVLGLAIAFVRIEKVPVLSQISQVFVSFIRGTPILVQLFLIYYGLPIIFTALANIEKIDYVYITYGLSTAAFFSEIFRSAISSVATDQKEAAASVGLTKLQTYRRIILPQAVRIAIPATGTMIVSLLQDTSLAFSLGVIDVIGKVRALAALTYRSLEGYFVAAIIFIVLSIVLERVFAWLTKRFQFQSKAKAEVAPAGLDPEILIKNDELFNTYTLRSGKGETY, from the coding sequence ATGTCAGAATTTTTTAAATGGGAATATGTTGTATCATTTTTCCCGAAAATATTATCCGCACTCCCTACGACACTAGCCATTGTGGCAGTTGCTACTGCAGTCGGAATGGTACTCGGCTTGGCCATTGCTTTTGTGAGAATTGAAAAAGTGCCGGTCTTGTCACAAATTAGTCAGGTGTTCGTGTCTTTCATTAGAGGGACGCCCATTCTAGTGCAATTATTCTTAATTTATTATGGGCTACCGATTATCTTTACGGCTTTAGCCAATATTGAAAAGATTGACTATGTTTACATTACATACGGTTTGAGTACGGCGGCCTTTTTCTCAGAAATCTTTCGGTCAGCAATTTCAAGTGTCGCAACCGACCAGAAGGAAGCGGCAGCCTCTGTTGGCTTGACCAAACTGCAAACCTACCGCCGAATCATTTTGCCACAAGCAGTACGAATCGCCATCCCTGCTACAGGAACCATGATTGTAAGCCTATTGCAAGATACATCACTGGCCTTCTCACTAGGGGTTATTGATGTGATTGGGAAGGTACGGGCTTTAGCGGCTTTAACGTATCGGTCGCTTGAAGGGTATTTCGTGGCAGCCATCATCTTCATCGTCTTGTCTATTGTCTTGGAGCGAGTATTTGCTTGGTTAACCAAACGATTCCAATTCCAATCGAAAGCGAAAGCTGAGGTGGCGCCAGCTGGACTTGATCCAGAGATTTTAATTAAAAATGATGAACTATTTAATACATATACACTTAGAAGTGGAAAAGGGGAGACCTACTAA
- a CDS encoding GNAT family N-acetyltransferase, which yields MGEDRIRIATKEDAPAYLALIQESFQEVKDLGIDWPSTNATLESVTENIETGIALVLERDDQLISTITIRQPWENDSPISHYPFLWWFATANEFKGQGIGKKFLKQVEEEFLVKTLKAPAYVLGTSGKRHPWLLDMYLRNGYKVLGTREDPNDIGVSLYKVLIPERFDESVLRVEAPYYEYKI from the coding sequence ATGGGAGAAGATCGTATAAGAATTGCTACTAAAGAGGACGCACCAGCATATTTAGCCCTTATCCAAGAGTCATTCCAAGAGGTGAAGGATTTAGGTATTGATTGGCCGTCAACAAACGCTACGTTAGAATCGGTTACTGAAAATATTGAAACGGGGATTGCTTTGGTGTTAGAGCGGGATGACCAGTTAATTTCAACTATCACGATTCGACAACCCTGGGAAAATGACAGCCCCATTTCTCACTATCCTTTCTTGTGGTGGTTTGCGACTGCGAACGAATTTAAGGGACAAGGGATTGGAAAGAAATTCCTTAAACAAGTGGAAGAGGAATTTTTGGTGAAAACTTTAAAAGCACCAGCCTATGTCTTAGGAACTTCTGGTAAGAGACATCCATGGTTATTGGATATGTATTTGAGAAATGGCTACAAAGTCTTAGGCACAAGAGAAGATCCAAATGATATCGGGGTTTCCTTGTATAAGGTCTTGATTCCTGAACGGTTTGATGAAAGCGTCCTTCGGGTTGAAGCGCCTTATTATGAGTACAAGATTTGA
- a CDS encoding NAD(P)H-dependent oxidoreductase — protein MTKVTLIVGANSLSSRLNGLVAYAQQVLFEYKIQTQVIQVHMLPAEALMTADYTDKTIQAVNQQVLNSDGVLVFTPVFQGSYSGILKAYLDVLPQKALQDKVVYGLGLGGSKHHLLALQYALEPVLKELGTEELLQSTFATQDQVVKDGRDFIIEDSVTNRIDEQLYRFTSRIGHEVIKEEVRWEKIV, from the coding sequence ATGACAAAAGTAACTTTAATTGTAGGCGCAAATTCATTATCTTCACGACTGAATGGTTTGGTGGCCTATGCCCAGCAGGTGTTATTCGAATATAAGATTCAAACGCAGGTGATTCAAGTCCATATGTTACCGGCCGAAGCTTTAATGACGGCGGACTATACGGATAAGACGATTCAAGCAGTCAACCAACAGGTATTGAATTCAGATGGGGTTTTGGTATTTACGCCAGTCTTCCAAGGAAGCTACTCAGGGATTTTAAAGGCTTATCTTGATGTATTACCGCAAAAGGCGCTGCAGGACAAGGTGGTTTATGGCTTGGGTTTAGGTGGGTCGAAACACCACTTGTTGGCCTTACAATATGCTCTGGAGCCTGTCTTGAAGGAACTGGGTACAGAAGAATTGTTACAGTCAACCTTTGCAACGCAAGACCAGGTAGTGAAAGATGGTAGAGACTTTATTATCGAAGACAGTGTAACCAATCGAATAGATGAACAACTTTATAGATTTACCAGCCGTATCGGCCATGAGGTTATTAAGGAGGAAGTAAGATGGGAGAAGATCGTATAA
- a CDS encoding L,D-transpeptidase family protein, producing the protein MKKVSMWLLGAVLALLIVGYGVGVYYYQSHFLPATTVSNVNVSGMTKSDAEATVAKANNERTMKITDQGQEVVTMNLQEAGFQPAENKAFDDMLNQQSTFTWPVEFVSNALKSVDANESNEWTVDREAFKSYFDQLDIDQEGATPSTSAQVVINDETKTVEVVPETQGNQVTSDSLADAVLAEMKAGTSELDLADAYVKPEVTSDSEAIQTAKSELEGILSASIGLQIEDEVVNIPSETLAAWVSTDDQGKVQVDKEAIDQYLYEWNVENAGLNQDHQFQSTESGEVTITPGIYGWYIEREMTTQLVAEAVLAGEDTVIQPNIWGGGYNQDDFFGTSYIEVDLSKQKMFVYIDGEQKIATDIVSGNTGTDTVPGAYEIWNMENPSVLKGYNPRTEKDYAVPVDYWMAFDFTGQGIHDANWQSTFGGNAYQQNGSLGCINTPPQTMAKVYELAYVGLPVIVF; encoded by the coding sequence ATGAAGAAAGTTTCGATGTGGTTATTGGGGGCAGTCTTAGCATTATTAATAGTAGGCTACGGTGTAGGTGTGTATTATTATCAATCACATTTCTTACCGGCGACGACTGTTTCTAATGTAAATGTCAGTGGGATGACAAAGTCTGACGCGGAAGCTACAGTGGCCAAGGCCAACAATGAACGTACCATGAAAATTACTGACCAAGGTCAAGAAGTGGTTACCATGAATTTACAAGAAGCTGGCTTTCAACCAGCAGAAAATAAAGCTTTTGATGACATGCTAAATCAACAATCAACCTTCACATGGCCAGTTGAATTTGTCAGCAATGCTTTAAAATCTGTGGATGCCAACGAAAGTAATGAGTGGACGGTTGACCGTGAGGCATTCAAGTCTTACTTTGACCAGTTAGACATTGATCAAGAAGGCGCAACACCATCAACAAGTGCACAAGTAGTCATTAATGATGAAACAAAGACGGTAGAAGTGGTGCCTGAAACACAGGGTAACCAAGTTACGTCAGATTCATTGGCGGATGCCGTTCTGGCAGAGATGAAAGCAGGAACAAGTGAGCTAGATTTAGCGGATGCTTACGTGAAACCAGAAGTGACCAGCGATTCAGAGGCTATTCAAACGGCTAAATCTGAATTGGAGGGTATCTTATCAGCAAGTATCGGCCTACAAATTGAAGATGAAGTTGTGAATATTCCAAGCGAAACGCTAGCGGCATGGGTAAGTACGGATGATCAAGGAAAAGTCCAAGTGGATAAAGAGGCGATCGACCAATACTTATACGAGTGGAATGTGGAAAATGCTGGGTTGAATCAAGACCACCAATTCCAATCTACTGAATCAGGTGAAGTGACGATTACACCAGGTATTTACGGTTGGTACATCGAGCGCGAAATGACGACGCAATTGGTTGCGGAAGCAGTCCTTGCGGGTGAAGATACAGTGATTCAGCCAAATATTTGGGGTGGCGGTTATAACCAAGATGACTTCTTCGGTACCTCTTATATTGAAGTGGACTTAAGCAAGCAAAAGATGTTCGTTTATATTGATGGCGAACAAAAGATTGCCACTGATATCGTGAGCGGAAATACCGGTACTGACACAGTTCCAGGTGCCTATGAGATTTGGAATATGGAGAATCCATCAGTATTGAAGGGGTATAACCCAAGAACAGAAAAAGATTATGCGGTACCCGTAGACTACTGGATGGCCTTTGACTTTACGGGCCAAGGAATCCATGACGCCAACTGGCAATCAACCTTTGGTGGTAACGCCTACCAACAAAATGGGTCTTTAGGTTGTATTAATACACCACCACAAACCATGGCAAAAGTATATGAATTAGCTTATGTAGGATTACCAGTAATTGTGTTCTAA
- a CDS encoding histidine phosphatase family protein produces the protein MTTKIYLMRHGQTLFNELHKIQGASDSPLTAKGIRQAEIARDHFKNEGITFDVAYSSTSERASDTLEIVYGQDKDYRRLKGLKEGDFGSFEADSEHLNPPLPYGDFFAGYGGEREVDFRVRISQAVKGIADKHPDQTVLIVSHGAAIAQFFRDAANYGGSISKNLGFTNCSALIFDYQDGAFEYKDVLNHDYSGLSD, from the coding sequence ATGACAACAAAAATATACTTAATGCGGCACGGTCAAACCCTATTTAATGAGTTACATAAGATCCAAGGGGCATCGGATTCACCACTAACTGCTAAAGGGATTCGCCAAGCTGAGATTGCTCGGGACCATTTTAAAAATGAAGGGATCACTTTCGATGTGGCTTATTCTTCGACATCAGAGCGTGCTAGTGATACATTAGAAATTGTTTACGGGCAAGATAAAGATTACCGCCGGCTGAAAGGATTGAAGGAAGGTGATTTTGGGTCCTTTGAAGCAGACTCTGAACACTTGAACCCACCTTTACCATATGGGGACTTTTTTGCCGGATATGGTGGTGAAAGGGAAGTGGACTTTAGAGTGCGGATTAGTCAAGCAGTCAAAGGGATTGCGGACAAGCATCCCGACCAAACGGTCTTAATTGTTAGTCACGGAGCTGCCATTGCGCAATTCTTTAGAGATGCTGCCAATTATGGAGGGTCAATTTCAAAGAATTTAGGCTTTACCAATTGTTCAGCTTTGATTTTTGATTACCAGGATGGCGCTTTTGAATACAAAGACGTTTTGAATCATGACTATAGTGGGTTGTCGGATTAA
- a CDS encoding 3-deoxy-7-phosphoheptulonate synthase produces the protein MSFEPISETVDFDVIKSHAKLTDEENAIKEARDKELRAIMSGEDDRFLLIIGPCSADNEEAVVEYAHRLAKLQEEVKDKVFIVQRVYTNKPRTNGDGYKGMLHQQDPTGETSLIRGMKAVRNMHRRVITETGMTTADEMLYPDNLQFVEDLVSYHAVGARSVENQQHRFVASGLDCPVGLKNPTSGNLTVTFNALHAAQKPQELMYSGQEVLTSGNPYAHVILRGGTLENKEVVPNYHYEDLIKTINNYKKEDYRNPFVVIDTNHDNSGKNYLDQIRIVQEVLQNRQWNEDIKAYVRGFMIESYLQDGRQEPGGDVFGQSITDPCLGWEKSEELVRYIAENV, from the coding sequence ATGAGCTTTGAACCAATAAGTGAAACTGTTGATTTTGATGTGATCAAGTCACATGCAAAGCTAACTGATGAAGAGAATGCAATTAAAGAAGCGCGCGATAAAGAATTACGTGCAATTATGTCTGGTGAGGACGACCGTTTCTTATTAATTATCGGACCATGTTCCGCTGATAACGAGGAAGCAGTAGTTGAATATGCACACCGTTTAGCCAAATTACAAGAAGAAGTGAAAGATAAAGTCTTTATTGTACAACGTGTTTATACCAACAAACCACGTACAAATGGTGACGGTTATAAAGGCATGTTACACCAACAAGATCCAACTGGTGAAACAAGCTTAATCCGCGGTATGAAAGCTGTTCGTAACATGCACCGTCGTGTCATCACTGAAACAGGCATGACAACTGCAGACGAAATGTTATACCCAGATAACTTACAATTTGTAGAAGACTTAGTATCTTATCACGCTGTAGGTGCTCGTTCTGTTGAAAACCAACAACACCGTTTCGTTGCTTCTGGTTTAGACTGCCCTGTTGGTTTAAAAAACCCGACATCAGGTAACCTAACTGTGACCTTTAACGCCCTACATGCGGCGCAAAAACCACAAGAGTTAATGTATTCAGGTCAAGAAGTATTAACAAGTGGTAACCCTTATGCCCACGTTATCCTACGTGGTGGTACCCTTGAAAATAAAGAAGTAGTGCCAAACTACCACTACGAAGACCTAATAAAAACCATCAATAACTACAAAAAAGAAGACTACCGTAACCCATTTGTTGTGATCGACACAAACCATGACAACTCTGGTAAAAACTACTTGGATCAAATCCGAATAGTTCAAGAAGTCTTACAAAACCGTCAATGGAACGAAGACATCAAAGCTTACGTTCGCGGTTTCATGATCGAATCATACTTACAAGATGGCCGTCAAGAGCCAGGTGGCGACGTATTTGGTCAATCAATCACTGACCCATGCTTAGGCTGGGAAAAATCAGAAGAATTAGTACGTTACATTGCAGAAAATGTTTAA
- a CDS encoding MetQ/NlpA family ABC transporter substrate-binding protein gives MKKFVKLVGFTLGSSLLLAACGSTEDNTVQIGVVGDDTTVWDNVAERAKEEHDIDIELVKFNDYNTPNDALADGSVDLNSFQTIIFMNNYEEASGNDFTPIGNTIITPLGIYSEKHESIEEIGEGQSVAIPNDVTNGGRALNLLQEAGFITLDEEASASFTPTVDDITENPYNLDIQEVDAAQTARSINDVDFSVINGGYAVDAGYYPQEDALFLEPNSESAQQYINVIAARTDEADNETFKQIVEIYQTEETATLIDEVYHGGQVPAWDDYGFAPVE, from the coding sequence ATGAAAAAATTTGTTAAATTAGTTGGGTTTACTTTAGGATCGTCATTATTGTTGGCTGCATGTGGTAGTACAGAAGATAACACGGTACAAATCGGGGTTGTTGGAGATGACACAACCGTTTGGGATAACGTGGCTGAACGTGCGAAAGAAGAACATGACATCGATATTGAGTTGGTAAAATTTAATGATTACAACACACCAAATGATGCCTTAGCGGACGGGTCAGTTGACTTAAACTCTTTCCAAACAATCATCTTCATGAATAACTATGAGGAAGCGTCGGGTAATGATTTCACTCCAATCGGTAATACAATCATTACACCTCTAGGGATTTATTCTGAAAAACATGAATCAATTGAAGAAATTGGTGAAGGACAATCAGTGGCCATCCCAAATGATGTAACGAATGGTGGTCGTGCTTTAAACTTATTACAAGAGGCTGGCTTTATCACACTTGATGAAGAAGCGTCTGCATCATTTACACCAACTGTTGATGATATTACCGAAAATCCTTATAATTTGGATATTCAAGAAGTGGATGCAGCGCAAACTGCCCGTTCAATAAACGATGTCGACTTCTCAGTGATTAATGGTGGTTATGCAGTGGACGCAGGTTACTATCCTCAAGAGGATGCCTTATTCTTAGAGCCAAATTCTGAATCAGCTCAACAATATATTAATGTAATTGCAGCTAGAACAGATGAAGCTGATAATGAAACATTTAAACAAATTGTAGAAATATACCAAACAGAAGAAACGGCAACTTTAATTGACGAGGTATATCACGGTGGTCAAGTACCCGCTTGGGATGACTATGGTTTTGCACCAGTTGAATAA
- a CDS encoding LLM class flavin-dependent oxidoreductase, with the protein MFFVELGVHDLVTINKGESAEGAVERTMRFVQEIEKMNYNRYWFAEHHNMASLASVSPEMLVAYAAAKTDRIHLGTGGTMIMHYSPLKIAENFKLLTALAPGRIDIGLGRAPGSGPDEIKALAEGRPQTFTDMYDKIQVILDYLADKQAPDFYGKVRAMPQNLKHLTEPWMLGSSGQSALVTAQMGLGYAFAKFFGIETDPDVFKLYRDRFEPSAFFQKPKVMVSYMIIVGETDEEADYLAKPIELMQMGIRTGQLLPNMSPEEAKDYSLGAGAQGLLEDYLAKRFIIKGSKETVKAILDDEIETLGIDEILVYAPIFDEEKRLQSYRYLAEMFDKI; encoded by the coding sequence ATGTTTTTTGTGGAATTAGGCGTACACGATTTAGTGACGATAAATAAAGGAGAATCGGCTGAGGGTGCGGTTGAACGTACCATGCGGTTTGTCCAAGAGATTGAGAAAATGAATTATAACCGGTATTGGTTTGCGGAACATCATAATATGGCAAGTTTGGCGTCGGTGTCACCGGAGATGTTGGTCGCTTATGCGGCAGCTAAAACAGACCGCATTCATTTGGGTACGGGCGGTACTATGATTATGCATTATTCACCGTTGAAGATTGCAGAAAACTTCAAGTTGCTGACGGCTTTAGCACCAGGGCGGATTGATATTGGGCTAGGACGGGCACCGGGTTCAGGACCTGATGAGATTAAGGCACTAGCTGAAGGGCGGCCACAAACCTTTACAGACATGTATGATAAAATCCAAGTCATTCTAGATTATTTGGCGGATAAACAAGCACCAGATTTTTATGGTAAGGTCCGGGCTATGCCACAAAACTTGAAGCACCTGACTGAACCTTGGATGCTAGGGTCTTCAGGTCAGTCAGCCTTGGTGACGGCACAAATGGGCTTGGGTTATGCCTTTGCTAAATTCTTTGGGATTGAAACGGACCCGGATGTTTTTAAATTATATCGGGACCGGTTTGAGCCGAGTGCATTTTTCCAAAAACCGAAAGTCATGGTGTCTTATATGATCATTGTGGGCGAAACAGATGAGGAAGCAGATTATTTAGCTAAACCCATTGAATTGATGCAAATGGGGATTCGGACTGGACAACTCTTGCCGAATATGAGTCCTGAAGAGGCTAAAGACTACAGTTTAGGTGCTGGGGCCCAAGGCTTGTTAGAGGACTACTTAGCTAAACGATTTATTATCAAGGGGTCTAAAGAAACGGTGAAAGCCATTCTGGATGATGAAATTGAAACGCTTGGTATAGACGAAATTTTAGTTTATGCGCCGATTTTTGATGAAGAGAAACGGCTACAATCTTACCGTTATTTAGCGGAGATGTTTGATAAAATTTAA
- a CDS encoding chromate transporter: MIYLQLFLSFLKVGAFSFGGGYAALPLIQDEIVTNHQWLTQQEFTDLITISQMTPGPIAINSATFVGNQIAGVPGGIVATLGSVFPSIILVTILAYVYMKYRNLDSLQYVLKALRPAVVAMIATAGMSILVTSFWGDQVVGIQTINIVAIVIFAICLTLLFKTKWDPVVIMLLAGVLNVVAYLAQGLVV, translated from the coding sequence ATGATCTATCTACAACTGTTTCTTTCTTTTTTAAAGGTGGGTGCTTTTAGCTTTGGGGGTGGGTATGCGGCCTTACCTTTAATCCAGGATGAAATTGTGACCAACCACCAATGGCTCACCCAGCAAGAGTTTACGGACTTGATTACCATTTCTCAAATGACGCCAGGTCCGATTGCTATAAATTCGGCGACTTTTGTGGGCAATCAGATTGCGGGTGTCCCAGGTGGGATTGTGGCGACGCTTGGATCGGTCTTTCCATCGATTATTTTGGTAACCATTTTGGCCTATGTTTACATGAAATACCGGAATTTGGATTCACTGCAGTATGTGCTAAAAGCCCTTCGTCCAGCGGTGGTAGCTATGATTGCGACGGCAGGGATGTCTATTCTAGTGACGAGCTTTTGGGGAGACCAAGTGGTGGGGATACAAACCATCAACATCGTTGCGATTGTCATTTTTGCTATATGTTTAACTTTATTATTTAAAACCAAGTGGGACCCGGTGGTGATCATGCTATTGGCTGGGGTCTTGAATGTAGTAGCTTATTTAGCACAAGGATTAGTTGTTTAA
- a CDS encoding chromate transporter: MENKQSDNKLAILRQLFISTLILSAFTFGGGYVIITLMRKTFVDDLGWIDKDEMLDLVAIAQSAPGAIAVNGAIVIGYKLAGLAGVLTAVVATIIPPSTIITLISFFYDVFRSNVWISLLLEGMQAGVAAVIVAVILQMGKEVTDTKNPWLITAMFLAFVANYIFNINVVLIISTATALGLGKFLIDHFKGGKKA, encoded by the coding sequence ATGGAGAATAAACAATCAGATAATAAGTTAGCGATTTTACGGCAATTATTTATATCGACCCTTATTTTGTCTGCTTTCACTTTTGGTGGGGGTTATGTGATTATCACCTTGATGCGAAAGACTTTTGTGGATGATTTGGGTTGGATTGATAAAGACGAGATGCTTGATTTGGTGGCGATTGCCCAGTCGGCACCGGGTGCCATTGCGGTTAATGGAGCGATTGTAATTGGTTATAAGTTGGCAGGGTTGGCGGGCGTTTTAACGGCTGTGGTTGCAACGATTATCCCGCCGTCCACCATTATCACCCTGATTTCTTTCTTCTATGACGTTTTTCGGTCTAATGTCTGGATTTCCTTGTTACTAGAAGGGATGCAGGCTGGTGTGGCTGCAGTCATTGTGGCAGTAATCCTTCAGATGGGGAAAGAGGTTACTGATACCAAGAATCCATGGTTGATTACGGCCATGTTCCTGGCTTTTGTGGCCAATTATATCTTTAACATCAATGTGGTTTTGATTATTTCAACGGCAACAGCTTTAGGCTTGGGTAAATTCTTGATTGACCATTTTAAAGGAGGGAAAAAGGCATGA